Genomic window (Xenopus laevis strain J_2021 chromosome 3S, Xenopus_laevis_v10.1, whole genome shotgun sequence):
gcgccggtggtggaggaagtgttacgtggggtgcccatagcagtggaggatgaggatgttgtggtaaagttagaaacggtagaggatggggtgtgctgtgtaagccagtcaactacctcttcagcattttgggagttcagggtcattgcctttttaaaactgggcaatttcctagggccacaggatagcatagcagcacggcccctagtgcctctgcgtggcggcctgcctttgcctggcattatttttaaaacaaaaacaacaactcaggtggtgtttctggagacggtattattattgatatttagacagaatgtgaacaagctcacacagctaagtggcagtggtttgaagaacacactgggcaaataatgcctgcaaggtcaacgtatacactacagcagtggtggatacggaatatattattgctgcttgaaaaacgtcactcaggtgctgtttctggagacggtattattattgatatttagacagaatgtgaacaagcttacacagctagctggcagttgtttgaaaatgaagaacacactgggcaaataatgcctgcaagtgcactactattggtgcactactatgaagaacagcaaacagcactgtacacgttaaagaacagtaagataagtaaaataaaaaaaaaattatatgtatattaaaaaaaaaaaaattctcgggttggtgctgctgaactactaggagcagcacagtagcacaccagtcccactccccaacactgctagactaatagcactgggctcttatagtagcaactagcaaagtaaaaaaacaaaaaagaaaataaaagcagtccttacaaggactattgggttattacagcagtcagcagatgagatcagaagagatcagtgcccacagcagctacatacagagcactgcagtagaaggtagattactagccagcaaagctacctaacctaaaatgtccctcaaatccctgcagacttctgtccctccaatacagagcagtatcaagtagattactagccagcaaacttactatcatctgtccctcaaatcactaacagctctctccctacactagctcttccaagcacacacaggcagaatgaaaaaacgctgcagggcttcagtttatatatggaaggggagtgatccagggggtgtgggggtggtccaggagggagagcttcctgattggctgccatgtatctgctggtctggggtgagagggcaaaaaaagcgccaggtaaggcgaacccaaaatggcgaacgtctcgcgacattcgcgaacattcggcgagcacgaacagtcgatgttcgcacgaacaagttcgccggcgaacagtccgcgacagccctagtgtcggactggtccatagggataccaggaaaactcccggtgggcccaggtgtcggggggcccttgtgctgctaaagatttggcctatttcatggccatttcctatttctttgagaacaaagaggctaaatagatggaacaaaagtatgtaaagaatagagactaggagaatagaggttgagtgaggagaataatgaaaatagtactgagagtggtccCCTGGTCTATGGGtttttggtgggctcctggtctaaggtttttggatgggcccctggtatcccagtcctacactggcaTTGTCCTATTGAATTCCAGCAAAGGGTACAAAGGTGTCCTGTTGTTACATCCCACCTTATGCCAATTTGGCACCCCCTAGTGTTCTATAACTTATGTCAGGtgttcaatagtgatgggcgaatttgcgccgtttcgcttcgccgaaaaattagcgaatttcgcgcgaaattcgccaaacgtttttgacgccggcgcccgttttttcgacgccggcgcccgtttttgacgccggcgtccgttttccaaaaaaaaacatttttgatgccggcaaatttttaccgcaaattttcgccggcatttcgcgaatgtattcgctgggcgcgaatcgcgcaaattcgccacgaattcgcgcctggcaaataaattcgcccatcactagtgttcaaGCCCCTTGTGTTTTAATTTGTGGGTCCAATGAATTGCTGCTAGCATAATgacttttaatacattattttgtttCTTCTGAAAAAGTTAATTTCTGAATCTGAAACTTAGTCACTAGAAAACCTTGGatctatttgtttgtttttggttgTGTAGCCATCTTGCTTTTGAAATGAGAGGATACAGCATGGTGAGAATGGCATTGGGTATGTTATTGTATCACAAAAGAATGAGAAATGGCCAGCCTATAGCTTATGTCAGGGTAGGGGCCACTTGAGAAAGCTGAAGCCAGGAAATATGGCAGTGgtcaaaaaatgcccattggatCTTATAAAATGGTGGGCTGCTTGGTGCAGCATATTTACTCAATAGTAATGACCAAAAACAGagtcaaaaatttgctgtgaaaaaaaaaattggcaagaaaaaaacacccatatattaatatattttgctagaaaaaagttgctgtgacaaaaaagtcacccatagactcactttaatatattttgcccatagactttattgcattttgtgaatttttcagcaaagggaaacgggacagattcactcatcactaatagcaaatgcaaatatttttcatgattttaaaataagagatcCTAGGAGCCTTGGAAAGCCTCGGAGACTTGTCTATTACAAATTATCACTTTACTCCCTAGAATGATCATTATCACAAACACAGGAGACTCCTAAAGATTTCTCAGAAGATTTACTGGTTGTGCcacaaatacataaaataagATCTGCCCCACAGTCTGAATTTGGGAGCCATTCTGCCATTTGCAAATCAGGATTCTTGTATGTGTAGATCAGAATATTCTGATACTGCAAACACTGTACAGTTTATGAAAAGTCTAAAGAAATCCTTGACTTGAAGAAGTGCAAACATTGTGAGAAGTTGTGGGTTATGTTTTCAGTTTCCATTTTGCAAAACAAGTTCCATGCTGGATGTTTCTATTTGGAGAGGGATCTGAATAAACTGAGAGGCTGTACAGCTAACTTGAAAATGAAGTTCAACTGCATAATGGGGCTTCTTTCATTGAGAATGGTTTAGTAGGTATTATCTATAACAAAGCTTTGCTACTTCAGGTCAGGCAGCAACTGGTAAACCTAATTCAGTTCAACgaaaaatgcatttattcaaGGGATGGAAGCAGTTACCCCTTTATTACTCCCTCATATAaacctcaccttgagtatgcggTAGAGTTTTTGGAAAAAGTTGGAAGGAAGGATGAGCTGCAAATATTGCAACTACTGTAGTACAAtgaaactatgaggaaagactatcaAAGTTGGGTTGTTCTCTCAGGAAGAAAGGTGGCCATGATAACGATTTACAAATATGTTAGAGGCTTTTTAGCCATTTggtggaattttttttcaaacagaaAGAATGAAATACAAAAGGCCACACCTTTAGACCAAGGTAACAaattttcatctgaaaaaaatgcaaatggttcttcacagtgagagcAGTGAGATTGGAAAATTTTCTTCCGAGGGATGTTGTGAGGGTGGATTCCCTTAATGTCTTTAAGATGGGTCTTTTTGAACAAGAATTATTTCTAGGGATGAAGCTAATTTTATTTATGCCtatacagtatgtaagtttgTCTGCAAGCAAATGAATGATCTATATGTAGAGTTTGGCTGTGTTAAATATATCTGTTTTTCCTCAAGGCAATGGATATAAAGAACATAACAATGTTGAATGAGCTTTTTCTCTtgggatttcaaaatttaaactgCTTCAGGATTCCTCTTTTTTGTTTGATTCTTTTAATTTACCTTTTGACACTAAGTGGGAACATGTTAACTATAGTGTTGGTGTCCACCAGCCACAATCTTCGGTCCCCCATGTACTTTTTCCTCCAGCAGCTGTCCGTATGTGACCTGCTACAAACCGCATGTACTGTACCCCTCTTACTTTGGACTATAATAAATGATGGGACCACTATCTCGGTAGGTGGATGTataacacaattttatttttttaatgcctcAGAAAGTGTTGAGTGTTTACTTCTAACAGTAATGTCCTTTGATAGATATTTGGCCATCTGCAACCCCCTACGTTACACATCTTTAATGAACCCCAAACTTTGTGTGAAACTGACTCTCATACCATGGCTGCTTGGCTTCAGCATTATATTAATCACTGCAAATGCCATCGCAACACTACAGTTCTGCAACCAAAATACCATCAACCATTACTTCTGTGATTACTTTCCTCTTCTGGAGCTTTCCTGCATGGACACTTTCTTTGTGCAAACAGAAGCAATACTTCAGGCTGTTCCTGTGGTTTTTATTCCTATTATACTAATCATTATATCATATGTTTTTATCATccatacacttctaaaaatagtTTCCACTACTGGGAGGCAAAAAGCCTTTTCGACCTGCAGCTCCCACCTTATAGTGGTCTTCCTATTTTATGGCTCTCTCATTGGCATTTATGTGGTCCCTTCCAGAAAACAATCACCTACTATAAGCAAAGTATTCTCTCTGTTATTTACTGTTGTGACTCCTTTGCTGAACCCTGTTATTTACAGCCTAAGAAGCAAAGAAATGAAAGAAGCTCTTaagaaaatgttgtgtttttgatGACATCTGTAATAGTTCAGAAATGGCAGTTCCCACACATATTTCTTACAATATTCATACAAATTCAAACAAATGAGGCAGAACTAGTAGAATTGAGGCTAGACCATAGCAATTCAGTAGCCTACAACACAGCATGAAATATGTATGGTGTATATACCATTACTATTCTTGTTCTCATGGGATCTACTGAGTATCTACTCTAAGATATCTGCTTAcccccctttgctgaaggtctgtgGCATGTGTACCTGACAACAAAGTCGGCTGATCTTTTCTCTAGAAATGTTGACATGTCTGAACATATAGCCATTCAGTTAGTAGACAGTCTGGGCATGGAGTTGGTCAATAAGTGATGCCTGAGTTACTTCTGAGGCTAAAGAAAGCTCAGTAGATGGTAAACTCATTAATATCAGCTGTTTGCTTGAAATTTTTCTGGACAAAGTTTGCCCATTCTATCCATCAGGATGAGCATTTTTTCTAAATATGAAGAAATTGCACAATTTGATATTAACCCTTAGCTGGAGAGAAAATCATTAGTTACAGTATTACTGTCTGCCCCCAATTCAGATGTTTCAATGAACTTGTGATTGTACAGCTTTCAAGGATCAGGAGTTATGGGCAAGTCCCAGACCCATGGGGCTCAGAGCAGGGTGAGAATGGACTTCTAAGCAGAATTTCGCTGGCTGCAAAATTGCAGTGCTTCGATCACCAGGCTGCCTCTGTTTGTTGGTACTAAATAAATCCACCATTTTACTTTTCTGCCTTGATAGACtgttcattgagtgcctgctccgaCATACATTGTCGATTCTGCTCACTTAGCTGAAGACTCAAAGCGTAGCACCTGGGCCTCCTTGGGACTCTTGGTGAGTTATGGATAGAATTTTATATGTTTTGAATGAGAGTCATTAATAGCTTTAATTTTGAATATCAAATTGTGTAGATAAATGTCCAATGGATTTAATCACTTAATCAGAAAACGGCCTgcttgaagtttttttggggagattttccAATGAGGACAACTTATAGAATTTACATtgtactcaaaatgcattaaagtcaatgggtgttattTCTTATTGCGATTATTTttctttgtgacttttttgtctctgcaaaatttggtgacttttttgtgacAGAAAGTTTTTTGTGACAGATTGTTTActcagtttcatgaaaaaaatttgcaataggAGCAGTGCGGAATTTTGCCATTTTGGACAATTATGGCAGATGTGACACAAtcacactggaattatgggaatcAACTCTGCATTATGgatgaacaacaacaaaaatttagtcttagctgaaattttcattttctttagtctGGAGGCAGCACACACAATGGGTTAAATCCCCTCTCCAACCCTGGTAGGACCGAAAATTAAAGCAATCAAACATAAAAGCATAAAGCATAAATAGGATcaggcagcccccccccccccccggtgttagttttcaagctaattccaaaaaaaacccagagaaCAATGATGCTTCAAGAATTTTATTTAGGGAGGAAATATTGTGCTGCCTCCggactaaagaaaatgaaaatttcaggtaagacccAAGAGGTAGAAACTGCTCTCGTAGAGTGTGCTCTCAACCCCTGTGAAAGATCCTTCCCAGATAACTGGTATGCCACTGAGATAGCCTTCTTCACCCAAGCTGCTCTAGTAGTCTTGGATGCTTTTTTAAATCCTTCTCTCTTCCTAGAAAACACCACAAAGAGGTTATCTGATTGCCTTACTGGTTTAGTTCGTTCAATGTACATGTAGAGACAACTATGAACATCCAAAAAATGCAACTTCTCTTCACTCTCATCCACTCTCTTACAAAAGGCCGGAAGAATAATCTGAGAATTTACATTCTTCCAGGatggaaaaaaaatggcaacttcttcattattactttttctggcagaaaaatagTATACGAGTATGAGCCGATGCAACTCACCCACCCCTCTGGCAGACGTAATTGCTACCAAAAATGAGTTCTTCAAAGACAGAAACGTCATTGAAATCGAAGAAATTGGTTCAAAAGGATCTTCAAAAAGGATAACACAATATTCAAATCCCAAGGAGGAACTAGTACTGACACTCCTGGTCTCAACTTTAG
Coding sequences:
- the LOC108703464 gene encoding olfactory receptor 11L1, which encodes MDIKNITMLNELFLLGFQNLNCFRIPLFCLILLIYLLTLSGNMLTIVLVSTSHNLRSPMYFFLQQLSVCDLLQTACTVPLLLWTIINDGTTISVGGCITQFYFFNASESVECLLLTVMSFDRYLAICNPLRYTSLMNPKLCVKLTLIPWLLGFSIILITANAIATLQFCNQNTINHYFCDYFPLLELSCMDTFFVQTEAILQAVPVVFIPIILIIISYVFIIHTLLKIVSTTGRQKAFSTCSSHLIVVFLFYGSLIGIYVVPSRKQSPTISKVFSLLFTVVTPLLNPVIYSLRSKEMKEALKKMLCF